Below is a window of Pleurodeles waltl isolate 20211129_DDA chromosome 4_1, aPleWal1.hap1.20221129, whole genome shotgun sequence DNA.
CGTTGGCTTGGGCAAGGGTGTAATCACAAGCCCAGGCCAACAATATCTTTGCCTCGGTATTGATGAAGTCCAGAATTCTGGTTGTTTAATAGGTCCTATGGTTTCGCCAATGCTGCCTTACTACAACATTCTCTAAAACTGTGGCACCTTCCGATAAGCTATCTCTGGTTACATCATTGGATCTAAATTGCATCTCTTTAAGAGGAGGTGGTTATCACGGGTCTGTTAAGGGCTGAGGGACAGCATTTCACTTAAAGGAGGGGAAAATTACTATACAGTCTGTTCAGTCGTTTCGCAAGCAATATTGGACTGAATGTCAAGATATTTGGAAATTAAAGTTGTATTAAAGATattgtacaacagtgcctctcctCTTAAAGAAAACTTGGGGTTAGAGAATCTACACAACATCATACACAGTCCTTGGTTCGTTCCCTGCCACATCAATTCAACTTCACAAGTAGTTATTTTTTTACTCCCATGTGCTCTTTTTATCTTTAAGGCATCACTTAGTTCCTTGACCACAATTGTGCTGTTTGTCCTCAGCCAAGTGATGACCAGGTGACAAAACTGTCTCCTGCTACCAAGACCTCCATTAAACTATAGGCCCATTGAATAAAGATCACCTTCCAATTTGGGGAAGATTGTGTCCCTGGCATCTCTATGCAGTAGGTCACTGGACTCCGTCAACCTATAAGATTTCAAATCCAGCttccaaacagcaatggaaggtaaCACCAACTGCGATCTTTCACTCCCCTCGTCATCATTTTATGACTAGTTGTAAAACATGGATGACAAATATAAAATATTGTGTGATGTTTAGAGTGACAGTTTGGCTAAGGCATTAAAACCCAAAAACAATCTACAAGTGATGATGGTTTTTTAAGTTTAGCCAGTGGCGCTTGTGTAAGGTGGATGCCTGGATGGTTTGAATTTTGTATTTGTGAGTtctttggtgtccctgacactAGTTCTTGACTATGGTTATCTGAATCAAAGACTCTGTACACTGTTGCAACTTTTCTCTGTGATGACCATTGTTGGAAacggccctttttgaagggttatccccaaatgtttcaccttcttcctcctattttttttcatttgtttttgctggtttattgtctctgcaccttaccactgctgatcagtgttaaagcgcaagtgctccctatgtacattgtattggtgattggtttatctatgattggcatatctgattcactggtaagtccctagtaaagtgcaccagaggtgccaggactataaatcaaatggtactagtgggcatgcaacactgattatgccaccctcatgagtagccctgtgaacatatctcagacctgccactgtagtgtcagtctgcagttttaaactactgaTTCAACCTGGCccgaaccttcccttttaataaatgtaaggcaccctaggccctaagtagccccatggcagggtgcagtgtatgttaaaggtgggacatgtactgatgtgttttacatgtcctaacaatgagatactggcaaattcgtttttcactgttgcaaggcctatccctctcatagattaacatgggggatgcctttaaactgACACCTGCGAagccgcactccggatctcattgcaAGGAGCACAACGCCCTGCATTTATAAGTTACTGTTTTGCGGGTCTTCgcaacaccatagctggcctgcgaCGTAGCAGCCGgcttgaactgttggatttgttgttcacgatgccgtgatagccccagacagagctatcaacttcaaggaactgtatttataagttaattcttgcaaagttcatatctttactattgtatgttggatttttctcgttttggtcttgttttatgcagataaatattggctatttttctaaaataggTGTGGtgtgcttttgtagtgttttcactgtgttactgtatgttatgtgcaaatgctttacactgcttctgagataagcctgactgctcatgccaagctaccaagggggtgagcaggggttatctgaactgggtatctcccttatcctgacaagagtgagggtccctacttggacagggtgcaaacctactgccaactagagaccacatttctaacaaccatgGTCAGTCTTCAATAAACTGCAACTTCAGCCGTGCCTCGTGAGATGATCGATGACACAATAGTGTAAGGTTCATGCTTACGAGGTGGATACTCACAGAAGATGGAATGAATGGTATTGTATGCTTGGTATTGCATGCTGTGCTCACTCAGTGTCTGAAATAGGATGGGGTGCGTTCACTGTGTGCCTTGGAGTGACTGAGTCAGACGATAATGAGTAGATATCACTTAGAAGGAGAGCTAGTGCCGGGGGCAGTCTGGGCAAGCCCCTGCTCTTGTACACATGATGAGTGGTTGTGACTGGTTAGTTAAATACACTGATTGCCTAGCTAATACCTAGTTCTTGTTAACACTGTGTCAAACTTAGCTTCTTTATTTGATCCATAACCAGTCTGTTTCTAGGTTCAGTCATAAAATCAACTTAATGTGCCACAACAAATCTAGAACAATTTACAAGTTTCAAGGTTTTGGCCAGATGCTGCAATCACCAGCGGCCATCCATATTCCTCTCCCTCTTTATGGGGAGGACTTGACGATCACGCTATAACATGCCTTCTTCTGAGCCATATAAGTGTAGTTGTCTTTAATTCTATATGAGTGTCTCTCATAATTCTCTTTTTATGCATTGGTGAAAGGGTGATAACAACTACATGTGCTCTCTGAGCAGCTCATGGCCGATTCTCTGGTATTTACATAATCTCCACTAGATGGAACTCACAGTCGTTTCCCATTTTTGAATGTATTTTCTGGTGGACCTGCAGATGGTCCTTTCGATTGAATCCTTTTCCGCACACAGTGCACCGATGCAGTCTTTCTCCTGTGTGCATTTTTTGGTGCCTATGGAAGGCTCCGATTTGATTGAAGCTTTTTCCACACACAGTACAATGATAAGGTCTCTCTCCTGTATGTATTCTCCGGTGTATGAGCAAATTTGACATTGCACCAAAGCTTTTGCCACATTCAGTACATGCATATCTTCCTTTTACATTGTGTGCTTGATGATACTGACTATAGCTGGTCTTCTGGCTGGTTTGCCCACTATCCGCATGCATGTATGGTTTGCTGCTCTGCTGTGTGGTTGATTCACAGAGAATGCTGCTGTTTTTCACTGTACTCTCACAGCTCTTGTTTAATCTCCATTCGCAGGATGTTGACTTCTGTAGAGCAATGCAAACTCTTTGCCATTCTGCACTTTTCTCTCCTCTCTGTTCTTGACTACTTGCTGGTGGCATCTGGCTATTAGAATGTGTTTTCTCATAAACACTCTGGGCCAtgtttacttttctcttttgtGCCAGAGATTTGAAAATTGTTGGTTTTTCATGATATTTAAAAGAATTACTCATGTTCCTCTTCATCGATCCATTTCCTGTAGGATTGAAATAAATGAATGTTAGCTCTCTAGAAGTGAAacagttaataataataatatttccaAATCAGGAGTGCATCAAAAGACAAGAAGAGAGCAAGCTCTGAGCACACAGTGAAGCACTTCCTGGCTGAACTGTGGATACCATGTGGTGGAATCACGAATGACTGACCGACCACCCAACGAGTGTTGTGAGGGTAAGCAGTGAAGACATTAGGCATCCTTTACATTGAGACAATAATAGCATCTCACCTGGGGGAGGGCATTGCTTGTCTGACGGCAGCCACAGACTGTGAAAAGAAGCTGAGAAATTGATGAGTTCAGCCCCCAATGTAGCCACCCACAAAGGCCACCAAGTGAACAACCGCTACAGCCTAAAATGTGCAGAAAGAACAAACTTCCCAGACAGGCTACTT
It encodes the following:
- the LOC138287360 gene encoding zinc finger protein 558-like isoform X1; protein product: MRGRKELYQQASEEAPLTFCDVAACFSDEEWELLQRWQKELYKNVMKEIQLAFSSLGPLIANSVFSLRPKEKEDLCSEELQDVEKSINVDPSTNHMTADSDVLFIGNQFVKDTRVTAVKEQGDSPSTDIASVVSLKVKTEEESYSARHADCERRESAPSGAKLGVVTGGSPDGINADGETRSTAIQAYRTRESWSSLSGNGSMKRNMSNSFKYHEKPTIFKSLAQKRKVNMAQSVYEKTHSNSQMPPASSQEQRGEKSAEWQRVCIALQKSTSCEWRLNKSCESTVKNSSILCESTTQQSSKPYMHADSGQTSQKTSYSQYHQAHNVKGRYACTECGKSFGAMSNLLIHRRIHTGERPYHCTVCGKSFNQIGAFHRHQKMHTGERLHRCTVCGKGFNRKDHLQVHQKIHSKMGNDCEFHLVEIM
- the LOC138287360 gene encoding zinc finger protein 558-like isoform X2, translated to MRGRKELYQQASEEAPLTFCDVAACFSDEEWELLQRWQKELYKNVMKEIQLAFSSLGPLIANSVFSLRPKEKEDLCSEELQDVEKSINVDPSTNHMTADSDVLFIGNQFVKDTRVTAVKEQGDSPSTELGVVTGGSPDGINADGETRSTAIQAYRTRESWSSLSGNGSMKRNMSNSFKYHEKPTIFKSLAQKRKVNMAQSVYEKTHSNSQMPPASSQEQRGEKSAEWQRVCIALQKSTSCEWRLNKSCESTVKNSSILCESTTQQSSKPYMHADSGQTSQKTSYSQYHQAHNVKGRYACTECGKSFGAMSNLLIHRRIHTGERPYHCTVCGKSFNQIGAFHRHQKMHTGERLHRCTVCGKGFNRKDHLQVHQKIHSKMGNDCEFHLVEIM